The following nucleotide sequence is from Streptomyces xiamenensis.
CCGTGAGCAGCCGCTGACCCCCGCCGTACTCGGCGTCGCGGGTCCGCTGGGGGAGCGGGCCACCCTGGTGCACTTCTCCAGCGCCTTCTGCCGGCCCTGCGCGGCCACCCGGCGCGTTCTCGCGCAGGTCGCCGCCATGGTCCCCGGTGTCCGGCACGTGGAGATCGACGCCGAGGCCCACCTGGAGACGGTGCGCGCCCTGCGGATCACCGCCACCCCCACCGTACTGGTCCTGGATGCAGCCGGGCGCACCGTGCGCCGCGCGGCCGGGATGCCCCGCAAGGCCGACGTCATCGCCGCGCTGGGCGAAGCGGTCCGCGACCCGGCCGACGCTCCCACCGACGCGTAGCGCAGGTCACATTGCGGCATGCTTGATGGCGGCATATAGGCTGGGTTTACTGACCAGTAACAACCGGGTGATCAGAGGAGCCGGCGTGAGCCTGAGGATCGTTGTCTGTGTGAAGTACGTGCCCGACGCCACCGGTGACCGGCACTTCGCCGAGGACTGGACACTGGACCGCGACGACGTCGACGGCCTGCTGTCCGAACTCGACGAGTACGCCGTCGAACAGGCCCTCCAGATCGCCGAGAGCGCCCGCGAGGCCGGCGAGGAGGCCGAGATCACCGTGCTCACGGTCGGCCCCGAGGACGCCGCCGACGCGCTGCGCAAGGCGCTGTCCATGGGCGCCGACAAGGCCGTCCACGTCGAGGACGACGACCTGCACGGCACCGACGCGCTGGGCACCTCCCTCGTCCTGGCCAAGGCCATCGAGCACATCGGCTACGACCTCGTCGTGTGCGGCATGGCCTCCACCGACGGCGCCATGGGTGTGCTGCCGGCCATGCTCGCCGAGCGGCTCTCCGTCCCCCAGGCGACGCTGCTGTCCGAGCTGACCGTCGCCGGCGGCACCGTCACCGGGCGCCGTGACGGCGACGCCGCCACCGAGCGGCTGAGCGCCCAGCTGCCCGCCGTCGTCTCCGTCACCGACCAGTCCGGCGAGGCCCGCTACCCCTCCTTCAAGGGCATCATGGCCGCCAAGAAGAAGCCGGTGGAAGCCCTGGACCTGGAGGACCTCGACCTGGACGCCGAGCGGGTGGGCCTGGCCGGATCCCGTACCGAGGTCATCTCCGCCACCGAGCGCCCGGCGCGCACCGCGGGCGAGATCGTCACCGACGAGGGCGAGGGCGCCGGGCAGCTGGCGGGCTTCCTCGCCGGCCAGAAGTTCATCTGACCGCCGTCCGCCCCTCGTCCGCCGCACGCACCTTCCGCAGGAGACATCACCATGGCTGAAGTCCTCGTCCATGTCGACCACCTCGACGGCGCCGTCCGCAAGCCCACCCTCGAA
It contains:
- a CDS encoding thioredoxin family protein translates to MTGSGRREQPLTPAVLGVAGPLGERATLVHFSSAFCRPCAATRRVLAQVAAMVPGVRHVEIDAEAHLETVRALRITATPTVLVLDAAGRTVRRAAGMPRKADVIAALGEAVRDPADAPTDA
- a CDS encoding electron transfer flavoprotein subunit beta/FixA family protein, with product MSLRIVVCVKYVPDATGDRHFAEDWTLDRDDVDGLLSELDEYAVEQALQIAESAREAGEEAEITVLTVGPEDAADALRKALSMGADKAVHVEDDDLHGTDALGTSLVLAKAIEHIGYDLVVCGMASTDGAMGVLPAMLAERLSVPQATLLSELTVAGGTVTGRRDGDAATERLSAQLPAVVSVTDQSGEARYPSFKGIMAAKKKPVEALDLEDLDLDAERVGLAGSRTEVISATERPARTAGEIVTDEGEGAGQLAGFLAGQKFI